A single genomic interval of Candidatus Bathyarchaeota archaeon harbors:
- the cobS gene encoding adenosylcobinamide-GDP ribazoletransferase yields MALKQLKNLLSFLTVFPVQMDENLLTDCAKNMWAFPLIGAFLGLLAGLFGWVALQVLPSIVVGALALALLLWMTGLHHADGLLDFGDGIMVHGDAEKKIAVMHDQLTGAGAIGLTLMTYLVTAFAFTELGRTVTVAGLAVPLIFPALIVVELCAKLAMVVAAWAGKSVHQGMNTSFLAHMHGTSGTLRLVAALAVSFLVAVPLLWLKGVFVVLAAVICGLAMVAVAHKHFKGVTGDVFGATNELTRMVCVVVLLAVVAWL; encoded by the coding sequence TTGGCCCTTAAGCAACTTAAGAATCTTCTTTCTTTCTTAACCGTTTTCCCAGTGCAGATGGACGAAAACCTCCTCACGGACTGCGCCAAAAACATGTGGGCTTTCCCCCTAATCGGCGCTTTTTTGGGTTTGCTGGCGGGTTTGTTTGGTTGGGTTGCGCTTCAAGTCTTACCCAGCATCGTTGTGGGTGCTTTGGCGTTGGCGCTTTTGTTGTGGATGACGGGGCTGCATCACGCTGATGGGTTGCTGGATTTCGGCGACGGCATCATGGTACATGGTGATGCGGAGAAAAAAATCGCTGTCATGCATGACCAGCTCACGGGCGCAGGTGCCATCGGCTTAACCCTGATGACTTACCTTGTTACAGCATTTGCGTTTACAGAACTGGGCAGAACCGTAACAGTTGCGGGTTTGGCGGTTCCGCTGATTTTCCCTGCCTTAATCGTTGTCGAGTTATGCGCTAAACTAGCTATGGTGGTGGCTGCTTGGGCAGGCAAATCCGTTCACCAAGGTATGAACACTTCATTCCTCGCCCACATGCATGGGACAAGCGGAACCCTGCGTTTAGTTGCGGCTCTTGCGGTTTCTTTTCTTGTTGCTGTGCCGCTGTTATGGCTAAAAGGAGTCTTTGTAGTCTTAGCTGCTGTGATCTGTGGATTAGCCATGGTTGCAGTAGCCCATAAACACTTCAAAGGGGTCACAGGAGACGTATTCGGCGCCACAAACGAGTTAACACGGATGGTCTGCGTGGTTGTACTGTTGGCGGTGGTAGCATGGTTGTAG
- a CDS encoding NTP transferase domain-containing protein has protein sequence MVVALVMAGGKGTRMKLAQEKPLIEVCGKPVIEYVLEALKQAKKVDCIIVATSTSTPKTTTLMRQLGVQVIETPGKDYVSDMGYTVQTLKLGVFLAIAADLPLVKGEMIDDILMRYERCGKPALTVAVPLETKARLGMCIDYSFKEGEQDVVPVGINVIDGSKRYGDEWLDQDIYVLDQQELAVNINTVQELQLAEKLLTKTKV, from the coding sequence ATGGTTGTAGCTCTCGTAATGGCAGGCGGCAAGGGCACCCGCATGAAACTTGCCCAAGAAAAACCCCTCATCGAAGTCTGCGGCAAACCCGTAATCGAATACGTCCTTGAGGCTTTGAAGCAAGCCAAAAAAGTTGACTGCATCATCGTAGCCACATCCACCTCAACCCCCAAAACGACCACTTTAATGCGGCAACTAGGCGTCCAAGTTATAGAGACCCCGGGTAAAGACTACGTTAGCGACATGGGCTACACCGTGCAAACGTTAAAGCTGGGGGTGTTCTTGGCGATAGCGGCTGATTTACCCCTTGTGAAGGGCGAAATGATCGACGACATTTTGATGAGGTATGAGCGTTGCGGTAAACCTGCCTTGACGGTGGCGGTTCCACTGGAGACTAAAGCACGGCTTGGCATGTGTATAGATTATTCTTTCAAAGAAGGCGAGCAGGATGTTGTTCCAGTCGGTATAAACGTTATAGACGGTAGCAAACGTTACGGCGACGAATGGCTCGACCAAGACATCTACGTTTTAGACCAGCAGGAACTGGCAGTGAACATAAATACTGTTCAGGAACTGCAACTTGCAGAAAAACTGTTGACTAAAACGAAGGTATAG